A stretch of Manis javanica isolate MJ-LG chromosome 1, MJ_LKY, whole genome shotgun sequence DNA encodes these proteins:
- the FOXI3 gene encoding forkhead box protein I3, whose amino-acid sequence MLSPERRNQPRSPLAAAAPHQSPATDMALYCGDNFGVYSQPGLPPAAAAPGASPAARAPYGLGDYGAPPAAAAAANPYLWLNGPGVGGSPAAAAAAAYLGAPPPPPPPGGAAGPFLQPPRAAGTFGCAQRPFAQPAPAAPASPVGPTAPGELGWLSMASREDLIKMVRPPYSYSALIAMAIQSAPERKLTLSHIYQFVADSFPFYQRSKAGWQNSIRHNLSLNDCFKKVPRDEDDPGKGNYWTLDPNCEKMFDNGNFRRKRKRLSEASGTSTVATGTPKLEEGLSSGLGSGVGGKPEGDNPSTLLRPSQSPERPEGTRSAASSPGGSMLTSTPCLNTFFSSLSTLSVSSSGNTQRALPGSRHPGIQGAQLPPGSTFAPSSVAEASPDTLQLSHSTSNGSSQRSSYYSPFPASTTGSQSSPFSSSFYNFSMVNSLIYPREGSEV is encoded by the exons ATGCTCTCGCCCGAGCGGCGAAACCAGCCCCGCTCGCCCCTTGCCGCCGCCGCGCCGCACCAGTCGCCGGCCACCGACATGGCCCTCTACTGCGGCGACAACTTCGGCGTGTACTCGCAGCCCGGCCTGcccccggccgccgccgccccggGCGCGTCCCCGGCCGCCAGGGCGCCCTACGGGCTGGGCGACTACGGCGCGccgccggccgccgccgccgccgccaacCCCTACCTGTGGCTCAACGGGCCGGGCGTGGGCGGgtcgcccgccgccgccgctgccgccgcgtACCTGggcgccccgccgccgccgccgccgcccgggggCGCGGCCGGGCCCTTCCTGCAGCCGCCGCGCGCCGCAGGCACCTTCGGCTGCGCGCAGCGGCCCTTTGCGCAGCCCGCGCCCGCCGCGCCCGCCTCGCCCGTGGGACCCACCGCGCCCGGCGAGCTCGGCTGGCTGTCCATGGCCAGCCGCGAGGACCTGATAAAGATGGTGCGGCCGCCGTACTCGTACTCGGCGCTCATCGCCATGGCCATCCAGAGCGCGCCCGAGCGCAAGCTCACCCTCAGCCACATCTACCAGTTCGTGGCCGACAGTTTCCCCTTCTACCAGCGCAGCAAGGCCGGGTGGCAGAACTCCATCCGCCACAACCTCTCCCTCAACGACTGCTTCAAGAAGGTGCCCCGCGACGAGGACGACCCAG GGAAAGGCAATTACTGGACCCTGGAtccaaactgtgagaaaatgtttGACAACGGGAACTTCCGGCGGAAGCGAAAGCGCCTCTCTGAGGCCAGCGGCACCTCCACAGTGGCCACAGGGACACCAAAATTGGAAGAGGGGCTCTCATCAGGATTGGGGTCTGGAGTGGGTGGGAAGCCAGAAGGGGACAACCCCTCCACTCTGCTGAGGCCTTCCCAGTCCCCAGAGCGTCCCGAGGGCACCAGGAGTGCTGCCTCCTCACCAGGAGGATCCATGCTCACCTCCACCCCTTGCCTCAACACCTTCTTCAGCAGCCTCAGCACCTTAAGCGTCAGCAGCAGTGGGAACACGCAGCGAGCTCTCCCTGGCAGCCGCCACCCAGGCATCCAGGGGGCCCAGCTACCCCCCGGCAGCACATTCGCCCCTAGCTCCGTTGCTGAGGCCTCGCCAGACACCTTGCAGCTGAGTCACAGCACCAGCAATGGCAGCAGCCAGAGGTCCTCCTATTACAGCCCTTTTCCCGCCAGCACCACCGGGAGTCAGAGCAGCCCGTTCAGCAGCTCCTTCTACAACTTCAGCATGGTCAACAGCCTCATCTACCCCCGGGAGGGCTCTGAAGTATAG